Proteins from one Deltaproteobacteria bacterium genomic window:
- a CDS encoding NifU family protein — translation MNELVRLDLRGAPVHERHPMVFDGWEGLAAGKVLQIVNDYDPRAIRYMLESEYAGKFEWECVSSGPEWVVNITKTRLPEASGEELRKKVIAGLDNVRPHLQADGGDVELVDIDEAEKVVKVRLTGACGGCPSAAMTLKSGVEVQVRKFAPEILRVEPV, via the coding sequence ATGAATGAGCTGGTGAGGCTTGACCTGAGGGGCGCGCCGGTGCACGAGCGCCACCCGATGGTATTCGACGGATGGGAAGGGCTTGCGGCCGGCAAGGTCCTGCAGATAGTAAACGACTACGACCCGAGGGCGATCCGGTACATGCTCGAATCCGAATACGCCGGAAAGTTCGAATGGGAGTGCGTGTCCAGCGGCCCCGAATGGGTGGTGAACATAACGAAGACCAGGCTTCCCGAGGCGAGCGGCGAGGAACTCAGGAAAAAGGTCATCGCCGGGCTCGATAATGTGCGGCCGCATCTCCAGGCAGACGGCGGCGACGTCGAGCTTGTGGATATAGACGAGGCCGAAAAGGTCGTCAAGGTGCGCCTTACCGGGGCGTGCGGGGGCTGCCCCTCGGCGGCCATGACCCTCAAGTCAGGGGTCGAGGTGCAGGTGAGGAAGTTCGCCCCGGAGATACTGAGGGTCGAGCCGGTTTAA
- a CDS encoding YHS domain-containing protein, whose translation MPADPVCKMELSEENAEATTEYKGKTYYFCSEACKEAFEHAPERFVKKTA comes from the coding sequence ATGCCTGCCGACCCCGTATGCAAGATGGAGCTTAGCGAAGAAAACGCCGAGGCCACGACAGAGTACAAGGGGAAGACGTACTACTTCTGCAGCGAGGCCTGCAAGGAGGCGTTCGAGCACGCTCCCGAGCGTTTCGTAAAAAAGACGGCGTGA
- a CDS encoding SAP domain-containing protein codes for MQMEKVREKAKKLGLKTSRKGKRDLIREIQVTEGNFPCFGTAVDLCDQLQCCWKEDCLPKNSE; via the coding sequence ATGCAGATGGAAAAGGTAAGGGAAAAGGCGAAGAAGCTCGGGCTTAAGACATCGAGGAAAGGGAAAAGGGACCTCATAAGGGAGATACAAGTCACGGAGGGTAACTTCCCGTGCTTCGGGACTGCCGTGGATTTATGCGACCAGCTTCAATGCTGCTGGAAGGAAGACTGCCTTCCAAAGAATTCAGAATAA
- a CDS encoding radical SAM protein codes for MLSKPGRAGAEIGLEDGKTGRLLSKKTRNTAKNLVRGLRCWYIPYLKSRYYSDRFRPLLSYLFTDWKCNVNCWYCFTWNNKVKGMPPETARKSIDWLRTVGCRVVALMGGEPLLRKKFILDVIKYGSDRDFFMYLPTNGILMDRDFIERAGDAGVAAVNLAVDKIKEAPGLPKSFDRVKTNFKHLVRLREKYGYIIFFNINITSENIEDVKELTRIAREHDIGTDYHMNEHPVIEQKHYKHLEQGFWISEEHFRKTDELIDWLVEKNLEGWPMVNSAEHLRAMKSFVRGKGGPWDCRAGLNSLVIRLDGTLAPCFELYSTEKDWGRVWEPAFDPAALRETKKECNPKCLSTCNYQVYHYYNTYSRGLEWVLKHIHRGFSGEEDGRRKAADADGKGKGKGEEARA; via the coding sequence ATGCTTTCAAAGCCGGGCAGAGCGGGTGCGGAAATTGGCCTTGAGGACGGGAAAACGGGGAGGCTTCTCTCAAAAAAGACGCGTAACACGGCTAAGAACCTCGTAAGGGGTCTCCGCTGCTGGTACATACCGTATCTGAAGTCGAGATATTACTCGGACAGGTTCAGGCCGCTCCTTTCCTATCTCTTCACAGACTGGAAATGCAACGTAAACTGCTGGTACTGCTTCACCTGGAATAACAAGGTGAAGGGCATGCCCCCGGAGACCGCGAGAAAGTCCATCGACTGGCTCCGGACCGTGGGCTGCAGGGTGGTGGCCTTGATGGGAGGGGAGCCGCTCTTACGGAAGAAGTTCATACTCGATGTCATTAAATACGGGAGCGACCGGGACTTCTTCATGTACCTCCCCACGAACGGCATCCTCATGGACAGGGATTTTATCGAGAGGGCAGGGGATGCGGGTGTGGCGGCCGTAAACCTCGCGGTAGATAAGATTAAGGAAGCGCCGGGGCTTCCGAAGAGCTTCGATAGGGTAAAGACTAATTTCAAGCACCTCGTGAGGCTCAGGGAGAAGTACGGCTACATCATTTTCTTCAACATAAATATCACCTCGGAAAATATCGAGGACGTAAAGGAGCTTACCCGGATAGCCCGGGAGCACGACATCGGCACCGACTATCACATGAACGAGCACCCCGTCATCGAGCAGAAGCACTACAAGCATCTCGAACAGGGCTTCTGGATTTCAGAGGAGCACTTCAGGAAAACCGACGAGCTCATTGACTGGCTCGTTGAGAAGAACCTCGAAGGCTGGCCAATGGTCAACTCGGCCGAGCACCTCCGGGCCATGAAGTCGTTCGTGAGGGGCAAGGGCGGGCCCTGGGACTGCAGGGCCGGGCTTAATTCGCTTGTAATAAGGCTCGACGGCACGCTCGCCCCCTGCTTCGAGCTCTACTCGACGGAGAAAGACTGGGGCAGGGTCTGGGAGCCGGCATTCGACCCGGCCGCGCTCCGCGAGACGAAAAAGGAGTGCAACCCCAAGTGCCTCTCGACATGCAATTACCAGGTCTATCATTACTACAACACCTATTCGAGGGGGCTTGAATGGGTCTTGAAGCACATACACAGGGGATTCTCAGGGGAAGAAGACGGAAGGAGGAAAGCCGCGGATGCAGATGGAAAAGGTAAGGGAAAAGGCGAAGAAGCTCGGGCTTAA
- a CDS encoding MBL fold metallo-hydrolase, with product MKLTFVGGASTVTGSCYHIEVGKFKFLVECGLHQGIGSDELNRHPFPFDPASLDFIFVTHAHIDHSGMLPRAVRDGFKGTIISTAATRDLLEPMLYDAASIQESDSEWATRKALRSGKPPQEPLYTSEDVERVLPLFEIKEYDKVYHLGPGVKYRFLDAGHILGSASLEIWYQDSAEEKKIVFSGDIGKKGNPIIKDPSAPDLANYVVMESTYGNRSHKPLNESINELVSAIKTTFRKGGNVYIPSFAVGRAQDLLYILNNLVREGRLYRIDVYLDSPLAEAVTKIYVAHPECFDEEARHLFTTKQSDSSIRLHFVRTAEESMKLNRLRSGNIIIAGSGMCEGGRIKHHLKHNLWRSECSVIFVGYQAKGTLGRKIVDGAKSVTVLGEEVLVRASIHTINGFSAHAGREGLLDWLSDFDDSPEIFIVHGEDEAGESFAGLIKEKYGFATRRPQNGETVEI from the coding sequence ATGAAGCTTACTTTCGTCGGCGGAGCGAGCACCGTAACAGGCTCCTGCTACCATATCGAGGTCGGAAAATTCAAATTCCTCGTCGAGTGCGGCCTTCACCAGGGCATAGGCTCCGATGAACTAAACAGGCACCCCTTCCCCTTCGACCCGGCATCGCTCGATTTCATATTCGTAACGCACGCCCACATAGACCATTCCGGGATGCTCCCGAGGGCAGTGAGGGACGGCTTTAAAGGGACGATAATCTCGACGGCGGCGACAAGGGACCTCCTTGAGCCCATGCTCTATGACGCGGCGAGCATTCAGGAGAGCGACAGCGAATGGGCGACGAGAAAGGCGCTCCGCTCAGGCAAGCCCCCGCAAGAGCCCCTTTACACGAGCGAGGACGTCGAGCGGGTACTCCCCCTTTTCGAGATAAAGGAATACGACAAGGTCTATCACCTCGGCCCGGGCGTGAAATACCGTTTCCTGGACGCCGGGCACATATTGGGCTCGGCCTCGCTTGAGATATGGTATCAGGACAGCGCCGAAGAGAAAAAGATAGTCTTCTCAGGCGACATCGGCAAGAAGGGCAACCCCATAATAAAAGACCCATCGGCGCCTGACCTCGCGAATTACGTGGTGATGGAGTCCACTTACGGCAACAGGTCGCACAAGCCCCTCAATGAATCCATAAACGAGCTCGTTAGCGCCATCAAGACGACATTCAGGAAGGGCGGGAACGTCTATATTCCCTCCTTCGCGGTCGGCAGGGCCCAGGACTTACTCTATATTCTCAATAACCTGGTGCGTGAGGGCCGTCTTTACAGGATAGACGTCTACCTCGACAGTCCCCTTGCCGAGGCTGTTACCAAGATCTATGTAGCCCATCCCGAATGCTTTGACGAGGAGGCGCGCCATCTCTTCACCACCAAGCAGTCTGATTCGTCGATAAGGCTCCATTTCGTCCGGACGGCCGAGGAGTCGATGAAGCTAAACAGGCTCCGCTCCGGGAACATCATCATAGCCGGAAGCGGCATGTGCGAGGGCGGCAGGATAAAGCACCATCTCAAGCACAACCTCTGGCGCTCGGAGTGCAGCGTCATCTTCGTCGGCTACCAGGCAAAGGGCACTCTCGGAAGGAAGATCGTGGACGGCGCGAAGTCCGTGACCGTTTTGGGAGAGGAAGTGCTCGTCCGCGCCTCCATCCACACCATAAACGGCTTTTCCGCCCACGCGGGCAGGGAGGGCCTGCTTGATTGGCTCTCGGACTTCGACGACTCGCCGGAGATATTCATCGTGCACGGCGAGGACGAGGCCGGGGAATCGTTCGCGGGGCTTATAAAGGAGAAGTACGGGTTTGCTACCAGGAGACCGCAGAACGGGGAGACGGTGGAGATATAG
- a CDS encoding DUF523 and DUF1722 domain-containing protein, with translation MQKIKLGISSCLLGEKVRYDGTHQRDRYITDTLGKYFDWLPVCPEVEYGLPVPREAMRLKAGPEGQRLVTRKSGMDHTEGMRAWVKERLDELEKENLSGFIFKAKSPSSGLYGVKLYGPSGPPSKKGVGLFGGAFAERFPLVPAEDDGRLHDPALRENFIERVFVYRRWQELMRKPGAARLVDFHTRHKLLILAHSPKHYALLGKITARAGKSRAEKLYYEYAGSLMEGLRIVATTRKNTNVLYHIMGYFKERLSAPEKKELLEVIGNYHNGLIPLIVPIVLVNHYVLLFKEPYLGRQYYLNPHPIEMMLRNHV, from the coding sequence ATGCAAAAGATAAAGCTCGGCATAAGCTCGTGCCTTCTGGGAGAAAAGGTGCGCTATGACGGCACGCACCAGAGGGACAGGTACATAACCGACACCCTCGGGAAATACTTCGATTGGCTGCCGGTCTGCCCGGAGGTGGAGTACGGCCTTCCGGTGCCGAGGGAGGCCATGCGCCTGAAGGCAGGCCCCGAGGGCCAGCGCCTCGTGACCCGAAAGAGCGGCATGGACCACACTGAGGGCATGCGCGCATGGGTGAAGGAAAGGCTCGACGAGCTTGAGAAGGAGAATCTGTCGGGCTTCATCTTCAAGGCCAAATCTCCAAGCTCCGGCCTTTACGGAGTGAAGCTCTATGGCCCTTCGGGGCCGCCTTCGAAAAAGGGGGTTGGGCTTTTCGGAGGCGCGTTCGCCGAGCGCTTCCCCCTTGTGCCTGCCGAGGACGACGGCAGGCTCCACGACCCGGCCCTCCGCGAAAACTTCATAGAGCGCGTCTTCGTGTACCGGAGGTGGCAGGAGCTGATGCGAAAGCCGGGTGCAGCCCGCCTCGTGGACTTCCATACCCGGCACAAGCTCCTCATCCTCGCGCACAGCCCGAAGCATTATGCGCTCCTTGGAAAGATCACAGCCAGGGCCGGAAAATCCAGGGCAGAAAAGCTATACTATGAATACGCCGGAAGCCTCATGGAAGGGCTCCGCATAGTCGCCACGACCAGGAAAAACACCAACGTCCTTTACCATATCATGGGGTATTTCAAGGAAAGGCTCTCAGCCCCTGAAAAGAAGGAGTTGCTTGAGGTCATTGGCAACTACCACAACGGGCTTATTCCCCTTATCGTGCCGATAGTGCTCGTTAACCACTATGTCCTCCTGTTCAAAGAGCCGTACCTCGGGAGGCAATATTACCTTAACCCGCACCCGATAGAGATGATGCTAAGAAACCACGTGTAG
- a CDS encoding deoxyribodipyrimidine photo-lyase has translation MFEGRYETLREGTSRKGPVAYWMSRDQRARDNWALLFAQALAIERKAPLIVLFSLAPAFLGAALRQYGFMLRGLKEVEESLAEKSIPFVLIKGEPPEAVPSFIKRYKISELVTDFDPLKIKRGWQDAVASRIDIPLHMVDAHNIVPCRIASSKQEFAARTFRPRIQARLGDYLTDFPRLRKHQHHIGIKAGFDLEKTISGLAVDSTVKEVDWLKPGETEAAKALEDFMEKKLDRYAEDRNDPTKDGQSNLSPYLHFGYIAAQRVALQVMRKGADGEGKRAFLEELIVRKELSDNFCLYNRDYDSITGFPAWAKKTLNAHAGDRREFIFSLDELENARTYDPLWNASQMQMVKTGKMHGYMRMYWAKKILEWSESPEAALRNAIYLNDKYELDGRDPNGYAGIAWAIGGVHDRAWAERKVTGKIRYMSYRGSRSKFDVDAYIRRWAG, from the coding sequence ATGTTCGAAGGAAGGTACGAGACCCTGAGGGAGGGAACTTCGCGGAAAGGCCCGGTCGCCTACTGGATGAGCCGCGACCAGAGAGCGCGTGACAACTGGGCGCTCCTCTTTGCCCAAGCGCTCGCAATCGAACGGAAGGCCCCGCTTATCGTGCTCTTCTCTCTAGCCCCGGCCTTTCTGGGGGCCGCGCTCAGGCAGTACGGGTTCATGCTCCGGGGGCTGAAGGAAGTCGAGGAAAGCCTTGCCGAGAAGTCCATCCCGTTTGTCCTCATAAAGGGCGAACCGCCGGAAGCGGTGCCGAGCTTCATCAAGCGATATAAAATATCCGAGCTTGTTACCGACTTCGACCCCTTGAAGATAAAAAGGGGCTGGCAAGACGCCGTAGCCTCAAGGATAGACATACCCCTTCACATGGTAGACGCGCATAATATCGTGCCTTGCAGGATAGCCTCGTCAAAGCAGGAGTTCGCGGCGCGCACCTTCAGGCCCAGGATACAGGCAAGGCTCGGAGACTATCTCACCGATTTTCCCCGGTTAAGAAAGCACCAGCACCATATTGGGATCAAGGCCGGTTTCGACCTTGAAAAGACCATTTCCGGACTCGCCGTCGACAGCACGGTCAAAGAGGTGGACTGGCTGAAACCCGGAGAGACCGAAGCGGCTAAAGCGCTCGAAGACTTTATGGAAAAGAAGCTCGACAGGTATGCCGAAGACAGGAACGACCCGACGAAGGACGGGCAATCAAACCTCTCGCCGTATCTCCACTTCGGGTATATAGCGGCACAGCGCGTCGCGCTTCAAGTAATGCGAAAGGGCGCGGATGGTGAGGGCAAGAGGGCCTTCCTTGAAGAGCTTATCGTCAGGAAGGAGCTTTCGGACAACTTCTGCCTTTATAACCGCGACTACGACAGCATAACGGGTTTTCCAGCCTGGGCAAAGAAGACATTGAATGCGCACGCGGGAGACAGGCGCGAGTTTATCTTCTCCCTCGACGAGCTTGAGAACGCACGCACCTACGACCCGCTCTGGAACGCCTCCCAGATGCAGATGGTGAAGACCGGGAAGATGCACGGCTACATGCGCATGTACTGGGCCAAGAAGATACTCGAATGGAGCGAATCGCCGGAGGCCGCGCTCAGGAATGCCATCTACTTGAACGACAAATACGAGCTCGACGGCAGGGACCCGAACGGGTATGCCGGGATTGCATGGGCCATAGGCGGGGTGCACGACCGCGCGTGGGCTGAAAGGAAAGTAACGGGGAAGATACGGTACATGAGCTACAGGGGCAGCAGGTCGAAATTCGATGTTGACGCATATATCCGGAGGTGGGCCGGATGA
- a CDS encoding Ku protein, with amino-acid sequence MARPIWKGSISFGLVNIPVGLFTAEGKEKKLDFHLLDKNDLSPVGYKKINKRTGKEVGTGEMVKGYEFERGQYVVLSEEDLKRANAKATQTVEIIDFVDSKDIHPIFFEKPYFLAPVGRGEKGYALLREALKKTGKAGVAKVVIHSKEYIGAVVPYGKVLVLDLIRYADELKKPETVEVPEEDLKKLGVTEKELEMAERLVESMISDWQPDKYHDTYRDELLSYIKNKIAAGETARVEEAAAPPPPPAAEVIDLMSLLKKSVEETEAAKVKARKASGG; translated from the coding sequence ATGGCCCGTCCCATCTGGAAAGGCTCCATAAGCTTCGGCCTGGTAAATATCCCTGTCGGTCTCTTTACAGCCGAAGGCAAGGAGAAAAAGCTCGACTTCCACCTCCTCGATAAGAACGACCTCTCGCCCGTGGGCTACAAAAAAATAAACAAGCGGACCGGGAAGGAGGTCGGCACCGGCGAGATGGTGAAAGGCTACGAGTTCGAACGGGGGCAGTATGTCGTCCTCTCCGAAGAAGACTTGAAGCGCGCCAACGCCAAGGCCACCCAGACTGTCGAGATAATCGACTTCGTGGACTCGAAAGACATACACCCCATATTCTTCGAGAAGCCCTATTTCCTCGCGCCCGTGGGCAGGGGCGAGAAGGGTTACGCGCTCCTACGTGAGGCGCTTAAAAAGACCGGAAAGGCCGGGGTAGCAAAAGTCGTCATACACTCGAAGGAATACATCGGGGCCGTGGTCCCCTACGGAAAGGTGCTCGTCCTTGACCTAATAAGATACGCCGACGAGCTCAAAAAACCGGAAACTGTCGAGGTGCCTGAAGAGGACCTTAAAAAACTCGGCGTGACGGAAAAAGAGCTTGAGATGGCGGAAAGGCTTGTCGAGTCCATGATATCCGACTGGCAGCCTGACAAATACCACGACACCTACAGGGACGAGCTCCTCTCATACATAAAAAACAAGATCGCCGCAGGCGAGACTGCCAGGGTCGAGGAGGCAGCAGCCCCGCCGCCCCCGCCCGCCGCGGAGGTCATCGACCTCATGTCGCTCCTTAAGAAAAGCGTCGAGGAGACCGAGGCCGCGAAGGTCAAGGCCCGGAAGGCCTCGGGCGGGTAG
- the ligD gene encoding DNA ligase D, whose amino-acid sequence MGSEARNDGLGEYRRKRDFSRTPEPEGQVAEGPAGVFVIQKHSARALHYDFRLELHGTLKSWAIPKGPSLNPEDKRLAVHVEDHPLEYAGFEGVIPRGEYGGGTVIVWDRGFWLPEEDPNKGLQKGAMKFILSGKKLRGRWALVRLKPRADQTEEKDEWLLIKEADGEANVTGDITAERPESAVSGRTIEEVAALPEGIWGGKENAARVLPSEAQYRKKPMPGMMRPALATLVDAPPAGEGWLHELKYDGYRILAKIREGSVRLITRNGNDWTDKFPSIAGALSRLPFDGAWLDGEVVSMGEDGRTSFEGLQHALAMKSDEGLTYMLFDVLYYNGYSLEAAPLYERKLLVESILKSERADKRLLRFSGHVEGKGPEFFEHACAYRIEGIISKKRDAPYVEGRSMSWLKVKCLLRDEFIIGGYTEAGDGRRTGFGALLIGAYAPDGKLIYYGRVGTGFSERSISEVWERLKPLETPEPPFHHPPSGAEAKGVHWVRPELVAEVEYRQRTAEGVLRHASFQGLREDKPASEVVSADPLRAKEAVGPTEETLAPPPSIEPGPARIIRSVRVTNPGRVFYPEEGYTKADLINYYEAAAPLMLPHLAGRPLTLVRCPDGIGKECFFQKHSVNTIPSELKRIALAENDGTQAEYLMVDTPEGLVALAQIGVLEIHTWNSRHVKVEYPDRLVFDIDPDEGVGWDRLVEAVFLMRALLEELGLKSFVRATGGKGLHVVVPVLPVRDWDEIRDFTRAVAEFVARGLPDRFTSMMTKSRRAGRIFIDYMRNIRGATAIEAYSTRAKPGATIAAPLGWDELMLYGPGSFTLANMKERIREAGNPWEGYMNVKQPVTIEMEEKIGLRR is encoded by the coding sequence ATGGGGAGCGAAGCGCGAAACGACGGCCTCGGCGAATACCGCCGGAAGCGCGATTTCAGCCGCACCCCCGAGCCCGAAGGCCAAGTCGCCGAAGGCCCGGCGGGCGTATTCGTCATCCAGAAGCATTCCGCACGAGCCCTCCATTACGATTTCCGTCTCGAACTCCACGGCACACTTAAAAGCTGGGCTATCCCCAAAGGCCCTTCCCTCAATCCCGAAGACAAGCGACTTGCGGTGCATGTTGAAGACCACCCGCTTGAGTACGCCGGTTTCGAGGGAGTCATCCCGAGAGGAGAGTACGGCGGCGGGACTGTAATCGTTTGGGACAGGGGCTTTTGGCTGCCCGAAGAAGACCCGAACAAGGGACTTCAAAAAGGAGCGATGAAATTCATCCTTTCCGGCAAAAAGCTCCGGGGCAGGTGGGCGCTCGTGAGGCTTAAACCACGCGCGGACCAGACGGAGGAAAAGGACGAATGGCTCCTTATCAAGGAAGCGGACGGAGAGGCCAACGTCACGGGCGATATAACGGCTGAAAGGCCGGAGAGCGCCGTAAGCGGGAGGACTATCGAAGAGGTCGCGGCGCTTCCCGAGGGCATATGGGGCGGCAAGGAGAATGCAGCCAGGGTTCTACCGTCCGAAGCGCAATACCGGAAAAAGCCCATGCCCGGAATGATGCGGCCCGCGCTCGCCACCCTGGTCGATGCGCCGCCAGCCGGTGAAGGATGGCTCCACGAGCTCAAATACGACGGCTACAGGATACTCGCGAAGATACGGGAAGGCAGCGTCCGGCTCATCACCCGTAACGGGAACGACTGGACGGATAAGTTCCCGTCCATAGCCGGGGCGCTCTCCCGGCTTCCATTTGATGGGGCATGGCTCGACGGCGAGGTCGTATCCATGGGCGAGGACGGACGAACGAGCTTCGAAGGCCTCCAGCACGCGCTCGCCATGAAGAGCGACGAGGGACTCACATACATGCTCTTCGACGTACTCTATTACAACGGCTATTCCCTTGAAGCCGCGCCCCTTTATGAAAGGAAGCTCCTCGTGGAGTCTATACTCAAATCCGAGAGGGCCGACAAGAGGCTCCTCCGTTTCAGCGGCCATGTGGAGGGCAAGGGCCCTGAGTTCTTCGAGCACGCCTGCGCCTACAGGATAGAGGGAATAATCTCTAAAAAGAGGGACGCGCCCTATGTGGAAGGGCGGTCCATGTCGTGGCTCAAGGTGAAGTGCCTCTTAAGGGACGAGTTCATCATAGGCGGATACACGGAGGCCGGAGACGGGAGGAGGACAGGTTTCGGCGCGCTCCTCATAGGCGCATACGCCCCTGATGGAAAGCTCATCTACTACGGAAGGGTCGGGACGGGCTTCAGCGAACGGTCCATATCCGAGGTCTGGGAGCGCCTTAAGCCGCTTGAGACGCCGGAGCCTCCGTTCCATCACCCGCCGTCAGGTGCAGAGGCAAAAGGCGTGCACTGGGTAAGGCCGGAACTCGTTGCGGAAGTGGAATACAGGCAGCGGACTGCGGAAGGCGTATTGAGGCACGCATCTTTCCAGGGCCTCCGGGAGGACAAGCCCGCAAGCGAGGTGGTCTCCGCGGACCCGCTCCGGGCAAAAGAGGCCGTGGGGCCGACTGAAGAAACGCTCGCCCCGCCGCCATCCATCGAGCCGGGGCCTGCCAGGATAATAAGGAGCGTCCGCGTAACAAACCCCGGCCGGGTCTTTTACCCGGAGGAAGGGTACACGAAAGCCGACCTCATAAACTACTATGAAGCGGCCGCTCCTCTTATGCTCCCGCATCTTGCAGGGAGGCCCCTTACGCTCGTTCGCTGCCCCGACGGCATCGGAAAGGAATGCTTCTTCCAGAAGCACTCGGTCAATACCATTCCTTCGGAACTGAAGCGGATCGCCCTTGCCGAGAACGACGGCACGCAAGCCGAGTACCTGATGGTGGATACGCCAGAAGGCCTCGTGGCGCTCGCCCAGATAGGCGTGCTTGAAATTCACACATGGAACAGCCGCCATGTGAAAGTCGAGTACCCGGACAGGCTCGTCTTCGACATAGACCCTGACGAGGGGGTCGGATGGGACCGGCTTGTTGAGGCCGTCTTCCTCATGCGGGCGCTCCTTGAGGAGCTTGGATTAAAGAGTTTTGTCAGGGCTACCGGGGGCAAGGGGCTCCATGTCGTGGTCCCGGTCCTTCCGGTAAGGGACTGGGATGAGATAAGGGATTTTACCAGGGCTGTTGCGGAGTTCGTGGCCCGTGGCCTTCCGGACAGATTCACCTCCATGATGACGAAATCCAGAAGGGCCGGGAGGATATTCATCGACTACATGAGAAACATAAGGGGCGCAACCGCCATAGAGGCCTATTCGACCAGGGCCAAGCCGGGCGCTACAATCGCCGCGCCCCTCGGCTGGGACGAGCTCATGCTCTACGGGCCGGGCTCCTTTACGCTTGCCAATATGAAAGAGCGCATAAGGGAAGCCGGGAACCCCTGGGAAGGATACATGAACGTTAAGCAGCCTGTGACGATCGAGATGGAAGAGAAGATAGGGCTCCGGCGCTAA
- a CDS encoding peptidylprolyl isomerase produces the protein MAQAKQGDIVKVHYTGTLEDGTRFDSSDGRDPLQFVIGEGMLIPAFEQAIVGMNPGDTKQLHIQSHEAYGPYMDELILEVDRNQIPPYIDPEEGMQLQITQDDGSSTIVKVVKLTNEKIYLDANHPLAGKDLNFEVKLVDIVRH, from the coding sequence ATGGCACAGGCAAAGCAAGGCGACATCGTAAAGGTCCACTACACCGGCACTCTCGAGGACGGCACAAGGTTTGATTCGTCCGATGGCAGGGACCCGCTTCAGTTCGTGATCGGGGAGGGCATGCTCATACCCGCTTTCGAGCAGGCCATCGTGGGCATGAACCCCGGAGATACCAAGCAGCTGCACATACAGTCGCATGAGGCCTACGGGCCGTACATGGACGAGCTCATTCTCGAAGTCGACAGGAACCAGATACCCCCGTATATCGACCCTGAGGAGGGCATGCAGCTCCAGATAACCCAGGACGACGGCAGCTCGACCATCGTGAAGGTCGTGAAGCTCACGAACGAGAAAATATACCTTGACGCGAACCATCCTCTTGCCGGAAAGGACCTGAACTTCGAGGTCAAGCTGGTCGACATAGTCCGCCACTGA